Sequence from the Colletotrichum higginsianum IMI 349063 chromosome 6, whole genome shotgun sequence genome:
gacttcttcctcggcatcccgTACGCCCAGCCGCCCGTTGGTCCCCTCCGCTacgcgccgccgcagcctcTCGACGAATCCTTTGACGAACCGAGATCGGCCGCCGAGTATGGCCGGATGTGCATCGGGTACGGCTCCGACACGGCCAGTCTCGGCAGCCCGGTCTCGGAGGACTGCTTAACCATCAACATCGTCCGCCCGGCCGGGACGAAGCCGGGAGACAACCTCCCGGTTGGTCTTTGGGTTCATGGAGGCGTAAGTTCCAACTTCCTTTCCTTTGCTTGCTCGCTtgcttgtttgtttgtttgtttacTAGGTGGGAACGACggtgggagggggaaaggcaTCGCTGACTGTTTCCCGTTTGCCGCATCAGAGCTATGTCAACGGCGGATCGCTCGACCCGAGGTACAACCTGAGCTACATCGTCCAACAGTCCGTCCGGGAGAACAAGCCCATCATCGCGGCCTCCATCAACTACCGCCTCTCCTACTGGGGCTTCCTCTTCAgccaggagctcaaggacggcaaggcggGCAACCTCGGCTTCCGGGACCAGCGCCTGGCGCTGCGGTGGCTCCGCGACAACATCGCCCCCTTCGGCGGCAGCCCGGACAAGGTGACCGTCTGGGGCGAGTCCGCCGGCGCGCGGTCGCTGGGGATGCAGCTCATCGCCTACGACGGCCGCCACGACGGCCTGTTCCGGAGCGCCATCCTCCAGAGCGGCAGCTCCGTCGCCAAgttcgtcggcgccgaggcctgGCAGCCCTTCTTCGACGCCCTCCTGCGCAAGACGTCGTGCGACGCCTCCGGCGACGCGGTCGCCCGGCTGGCCTGCCTGCGCGCGCTGCCGTGGCAGACGCTCAACGGCATCTTCAACGGCTCCGACCcgctcggcgtcgcggcgCCCGTCAtcacggccgtcgtcgacggcgacttcATCACGGCGCAGGCGTCCGCCCTCCTGCGCCAGGGCAAGTTCGCGCCGGtcccgctcctcctcggtaACAACTTCGACGAGGGCACGGGGTACGCGAGGCAGGGCGTCAACACGACGGAGCAGTTCGAGGCCTGGGTCGCGAGCAGCCTGCAGGTGGACgccgcccaggtcgccgccatctcAAGGCTGTACCCGgacgacccggccgtcggcATCCCCGCGTCGCACCCCGGCCGGCCCTcgggcgccctcgccgccttcgggTCGCAGTGGAAGCgcgtcgcggccgtcgcggGAGACTACCAGCAGCACAGCGGCAGGAGGCTCCTCGCCAGCTCGTACGCCCGCGTCGGGCTGCCGGTGTACTCGTACATGTGGAACGTCTACGTCAACGGCCTCGGGCCCATCTATGGCGCCACGCACTTCCAGgaggtcgtcttcgtcttcaacaACGTCCGGGCCCTGGGCTACGCCACCAACCCGTTCGAGGGCAAGCCCAAGTCGTACTTTGAGCTGGCGGACCTGATGAGCAAGATGTGGGTGGCCTTCATCCACGACACGGATCCGAACCAGTGCAACTCGCCCCGTCTCACTTGGCCGCGATACACGCCCCGGCGGCCGCAAAACCTGGTGTTCGACGCCAACTACACCAGGCTGGGCTACGTGGCGCGGGACGACTACAGGGCGGCCGAGATTGCGTATATGCAAGAGCACGTGTTTTGATGATGGTGATCACAGCCTCCTCCATGGGGTCGTATAGAGCAGCCGTGCGGCCCTGGTGTAGAAAACAGGTTGCAGAGGACATGACATGGCACCGCAAGTAAATACTCCAACATTCATATACCCCGCTCAGTCCTGTGTAATTACGAGCCACAGCCTAATACCAATAACCGCAAGTATTTAGCATCACGGCCTTCTACTCCCGGTCTTAACCACactgatgatgatgatgatgaatatgaagatgaagatgaagatgaaaCATGACTACTGTGAATGAATAGAGGCACCAACTCTCGCTATTTCCATCACTTACAAGCGGACAGGTATGGCAGAGATGAAAGGCAGAAAGTCTTCGCTAGTACTAAGAAGAACTTATACTAGCTTTGCCTGGAACCGCAGTCTAACTCAAGAGTCACCCAATCGACTGACACAGCTGACGGAAAAgatcgccgccatctcctgTTGTTTCATTTGTTAGAAAAGCAAATGGATGAATGGATGGTTCGGTTGCAACACACCTTTCCCCGCATCCGACGCGGGGGGGCGAGATAAGACACCACCGCGTCTGCAGGGGAAGAtgtcttctctctccccctccctcttcatcttctgcCTCTCTCCTCCATGTCTCTATTTAGAGATACTCACCTGTGTAACCACAATGCTCAGATTCGTCAGGAACTCGGCTCTGTTACTCTACGCTTCTTCCAGCCTGACGGCAGAGGCGGGCCCCGACGACCTGCAGAAGCCACTTACACCGCCACGCCGTACATGTCTCCCGGCGCgagcggccgccgtcgaccggggcaccggcgccggcggcttccCGGACTGCCGCCGCGACCCCCTCTGCTCCAACGACGTGTGCGACGAGTCCCTGCCGCCGAGGGAGCGCGCCGCGGCCCTGGTGGCCGCGCTCACCGTCCGCGAGAAGCTGGACAACCTCGTCAACGAGGCGCCCGGCGTGCCCCGGCTCGGCGTCCCGCCGTACGAGTGGTGGTCCGAGGGCCTCCACGGCCTCGCGTCGTCCCCGGGGACCAGGTTCTcgggccggcgcggcggcaaCTTCAGCCACGCGACGTCGTTCCCGCAGCCGATCGTCCTGGGCTCGGCCTTTGACGACGCGCTGGTGCGCGCCGTCGGGCACGCGGTGAGcacggaggcgagggcgttTAGCAACCACGGCAGATCGGGCCTCGACCTCTACGTGAGCCCCCCCGCGCGCTCTCCAAACCGTTCGTCACGCCCGGGACGGAAATGCTGATCAAAGTCTCCCTCCAGTCCCCCAACATCAACGCCTTCAAAGACCCCCGTTGGGGCCGAGGCCAGGAGACGCCCGGCGAGGACCCCTTCCACCTGCAAAGCTACGTCGCCGCGATGCTCACAGGCCTCGAAGGGGATTCTTCcacctcttcttcctcctcctccgggACCTCCGGGACATCCCGGAAGAGGCTTATCGCGACCTGCAAGCACTACGCGGCCAACGACTTTGAGAACtacgacggcgtcgaccgcgccggcttcgacgccaacatcaccacccaGGACCTGTCCGAGTACTACCTCCCGCCCTTCAAGACCTGCGCCGTCGAGCggggcggcgtcgggtcCTTCATGTGCAGCTACAAC
This genomic interval carries:
- a CDS encoding Carboxylic ester hydrolase, which codes for MRPHGFKLLLALLLSASDLSECLSGHHQRDVSPSPSGASAAAAASPPSVRLSNGTYIGVRNDQYAQDFFLGIPYAQPPVGPLRYAPPQPLDESFDEPRSAAEYGRMCIGYGSDTASLGSPVSEDCLTINIVRPAGTKPGDNLPVGLWVHGGSYVNGGSLDPRYNLSYIVQQSVRENKPIIAASINYRLSYWGFLFSQELKDGKAGNLGFRDQRLALRWLRDNIAPFGGSPDKVTVWGESAGARSLGMQLIAYDGRHDGLFRSAILQSGSSVAKFVGAEAWQPFFDALLRKTSCDASGDAVARLACLRALPWQTLNGIFNGSDPLGVAAPVITAVVDGDFITAQASALLRQGKFAPVPLLLGNNFDEGTGYARQGVNTTEQFEAWVASSLQVDAAQVAAISRLYPDDPAVGIPASHPGRPSGALAAFGSQWKRVAAVAGDYQQHSGRRLLASSYARVGLPVYSYMWNVYVNGLGPIYGATHFQEVVFVFNNVRALGYATNPFEGKPKSYFELADLMSKMWVAFIHDTDPNQCNSPRLTWPRYTPRRPQNLVFDANYTRLGYVARDDYRAAEIAYMQEHVF